The Streptomyces sp. NBC_00344 genome includes a window with the following:
- a CDS encoding lysophospholipid acyltransferase family protein yields MAELVYRPVIGAARGMFKALDLKIDTQGSENIPRTGGAVLVSNHIGYLDFIFDGLAALPQKRLVRFMAKESVFRHKISGPLMRGMKHIPVDRKKGESAYRHALTALRSGEIIGVFPEATISESFTLKSFKSGAARLAQDAGVPLIPMALWGTQRLWTKGRPRNLKRSHIPVTIRVGEPMDAPTDEYAGAITRRLRERVQELLEAAQRAYPVRPKNAADTWWIPAHLGGSAPTPAQVREAG; encoded by the coding sequence ATGGCAGAGCTCGTTTATCGACCGGTCATCGGCGCCGCTCGCGGAATGTTCAAGGCGCTCGACCTGAAGATAGATACTCAGGGCTCGGAGAACATCCCGCGCACCGGCGGCGCCGTTCTGGTCAGCAACCACATCGGTTATCTGGACTTCATCTTCGACGGCCTCGCCGCCCTCCCGCAGAAGCGCCTGGTGCGCTTCATGGCCAAGGAATCGGTCTTCCGGCACAAGATCTCCGGGCCGTTGATGCGCGGGATGAAGCACATTCCGGTGGACCGCAAGAAGGGCGAGAGCGCCTATCGGCATGCGCTGACAGCGCTGCGCTCCGGTGAGATCATCGGAGTGTTCCCCGAGGCCACCATCTCGGAGTCCTTCACGCTGAAGAGCTTCAAGTCGGGTGCTGCCCGCCTGGCCCAGGACGCCGGCGTGCCACTGATCCCGATGGCACTGTGGGGCACCCAGCGGCTGTGGACCAAGGGCCGGCCTCGCAACCTCAAGCGCAGCCACATCCCGGTGACGATCCGGGTCGGCGAGCCGATGGACGCGCCCACCGACGAGTACGCGGGCGCGATCACCCGAAGGCTGCGGGAGCGGGTGCAGGAGCTGCTGGAAGCTGCTCAGCGCGCCTATCCGGTACGCCCGAAGAACGCAGCGGACACCTGGTGGATCCCTGCGCACCTCGGTGGCAGCGCGCCGACCCCCGCCCAGGTGCGCGAGGCGGGCTGA
- a CDS encoding DUF4395 domain-containing protein has product MDIDIRGPRFGAAVTSAVLMLVLITDSTWLLAWQALCFAAGAAAGVQRSPYGLLFRAFVRPRLGPPRELESPRPPRFAQAVGLVFTVLGLIGHLSGSSWPALAATGCALAAAFLNAAFGYCLGCEAYLLLRRGTAHLG; this is encoded by the coding sequence ATGGACATCGACATCAGGGGGCCGCGCTTCGGCGCCGCCGTCACCAGTGCGGTACTCATGCTCGTTCTGATCACGGACAGCACGTGGCTGCTGGCCTGGCAGGCGCTCTGCTTCGCGGCCGGTGCGGCGGCAGGGGTTCAGCGCTCCCCGTACGGCTTGCTGTTCCGGGCCTTCGTACGACCGCGGCTCGGCCCGCCGCGCGAGCTGGAATCGCCCCGCCCGCCGCGGTTCGCCCAGGCCGTAGGGCTCGTTTTCACGGTGCTCGGACTCATCGGCCACCTCTCGGGATCATCATGGCCGGCGCTCGCGGCCACCGGGTGTGCGCTGGCCGCCGCCTTCCTCAACGCGGCCTTCGGCTACTGCCTGGGCTGCGAGGCGTATCTGCTGCTCCGGCGCGGTACGGCCCATCTGGGATGA
- a CDS encoding TlpA family protein disulfide reductase, whose amino-acid sequence MSGLMVCAVVLVAAGAFGLMRRRSEGRLKVRGRDGERRLGAADLGERLGERATLVQFSSAFCQPCRATRRTLTEVAGMVGGVAHVEIDAEERLELVRELNILRTPTVLVLDSAGRIVRRASGQPRRADVIAALGEAV is encoded by the coding sequence ATGAGCGGACTCATGGTGTGTGCGGTGGTACTTGTGGCCGCCGGAGCTTTCGGACTGATGCGGCGACGGAGCGAAGGACGGCTGAAGGTGCGCGGACGGGACGGCGAACGGCGGCTCGGGGCCGCCGATTTGGGTGAGCGGCTGGGGGAGCGGGCAACCCTGGTCCAGTTCTCCAGCGCGTTCTGTCAGCCCTGCAGGGCCACGCGTCGCACGCTGACGGAGGTGGCCGGCATGGTGGGTGGCGTGGCGCACGTGGAGATCGACGCGGAGGAAAGGCTCGAACTCGTGCGGGAGCTGAACATCTTGAGGACCCCCACCGTGCTGGTGCTCGACTCGGCCGGCCGGATCGTGCGGCGCGCCTCGGGGCAGCCGCGCAGAGCCGATGTCATCGCCGCCCTGGGCGAAGCGGTCTGA
- a CDS encoding flavin reductase family protein: MTASADLAADRLGTPELLRSVFRRHAAGVAVITAAGERPVGFTATSLSSVAAEPPLISFGAGTGSSSWPVLGAAEHVGVHILGEHQQELAATFARSGTDRFAAPTRWRNGPSGVPLLDGVLAWLVCRVVARIPAGDHRIMIAEVVSGEHGNPGRPLLYHQGHFTGLRD, from the coding sequence ATGACGGCTTCCGCCGACCTCGCCGCCGACCGGCTCGGCACTCCCGAACTGCTCCGTTCGGTCTTCCGCAGGCATGCGGCGGGCGTGGCGGTGATCACTGCGGCCGGCGAGCGGCCCGTCGGCTTCACCGCCACCTCACTGAGTTCCGTCGCCGCCGAACCGCCTCTGATCTCCTTCGGAGCGGGTACCGGTTCGTCGAGCTGGCCGGTGCTCGGCGCGGCCGAGCACGTCGGCGTCCACATACTGGGGGAACACCAGCAGGAACTCGCGGCCACGTTCGCGCGAAGCGGCACCGACCGGTTCGCCGCTCCCACCAGGTGGCGCAACGGCCCCTCGGGCGTGCCGTTGCTCGACGGCGTGCTCGCCTGGCTGGTCTGCCGGGTGGTGGCACGGATTCCGGCGGGAGACCACCGCATCATGATCGCCGAGGTCGTGTCCGGAGAGCACGGGAACCCCGGGCGCCCCCTCCTTTATCACCAGGGACACTTCACCGGGCTGAGGGACTGA
- a CDS encoding electron transfer flavoprotein subunit beta/FixA family protein, giving the protein MSLRIVVCVKYVPDATGDRHFADDLTLDRDDVDGLLSELDEYAVEQALQIAGEADDAEITVLTVGPEDAKDALRKALSMGADKAVHVEDDDLHGSDVMGTSLVLAKAIEKTGYDLVVCGMASTDGTMGVLPALLAERLGVPQVTLLSEVSVEGGKVSGRRDGDTASEQLEASLPALVSVTDQSGEARYPSFKGIMAAKKKPVESLDLEDLGLDGDAVGLEGAWTKVDSAAQRPARTAGTIVKDEGEGGKQLAEFLVSQKFI; this is encoded by the coding sequence GTGAGCTTGAGGATCGTTGTCTGTGTGAAGTACGTGCCCGACGCTACCGGCGACCGGCATTTCGCTGATGACCTGACGCTGGACCGTGACGATGTCGACGGTCTGCTGTCGGAGCTCGACGAGTATGCGGTGGAGCAGGCGCTCCAGATCGCCGGCGAGGCCGATGATGCCGAGATCACCGTGCTCACCGTCGGTCCCGAGGATGCCAAGGACGCGCTCCGCAAGGCGCTTTCGATGGGTGCGGACAAGGCGGTGCATGTCGAGGACGACGACCTGCACGGCAGTGACGTCATGGGTACGTCCCTGGTGCTCGCCAAGGCGATCGAGAAGACGGGTTATGACCTGGTCGTCTGCGGTATGGCCTCGACGGACGGCACGATGGGTGTCCTGCCGGCGCTGCTGGCCGAGCGACTGGGTGTTCCGCAGGTGACGCTGCTCTCCGAGGTGTCCGTCGAGGGCGGCAAGGTGAGCGGCCGCCGGGACGGTGACACGGCGAGCGAGCAGCTCGAGGCGTCGCTGCCCGCCCTGGTGTCGGTGACGGACCAGTCGGGTGAGGCCCGTTACCCGTCCTTCAAGGGCATCATGGCGGCGAAGAAGAAGCCGGTGGAGTCCCTGGATCTGGAGGACCTGGGCCTCGATGGTGACGCCGTCGGTCTCGAGGGTGCCTGGACGAAGGTCGATTCCGCCGCGCAGCGTCCGGCCCGTACGGCCGGCACGATCGTCAAGGACGAGGGCGAGGGCGGCAAGCAGCTCGCGGAGTTCCTTGTGAGCCAGAAGTTCATCTGA
- a CDS encoding electron transfer flavoprotein subunit alpha/FixB family protein, whose amino-acid sequence MAEVLVYVDHVDGAVRKPTLELLTLARRIGDPVAVALGSGAQDTAAVLAEHGAVKVLTADAPEFADYLVVPKVDALQAAYDAVSPAAVLVPSSAEGKEIAARLALRIGSGIITDATDLEAGDEGPVATQSAFAASFTTKSRVSKGTPVITVKPNSAPVESAAAAGTVEALTVSFGASATGTKVVSRTPRESTGRPELTEAAIVVSGGRGVNGAENFHIIEALADSLGAAVGASRAAVDAGWYPHSNQVGQTGKSVSPQLYIANGISGAIQHRAGMQTSKTIVAVNKDAEAPIFDLVDYGIVGDLFQVVPQLTEEVTSRKG is encoded by the coding sequence ATGGCTGAAGTTCTCGTCTATGTCGACCATGTCGACGGTGCCGTCCGCAAGCCCACCCTGGAGCTGTTGACGCTGGCCCGGCGTATCGGTGACCCGGTCGCCGTGGCGCTCGGTTCCGGCGCGCAGGACACCGCCGCCGTGCTGGCCGAGCACGGCGCGGTGAAGGTCCTCACCGCCGACGCCCCCGAGTTCGCCGACTATCTCGTCGTGCCGAAGGTCGACGCGCTGCAGGCCGCCTACGACGCCGTTTCCCCGGCGGCCGTGCTCGTGCCGTCGTCCGCGGAGGGCAAGGAGATCGCCGCCCGCCTGGCGCTGCGTATCGGCTCGGGCATCATCACCGACGCCACCGACCTGGAGGCGGGTGACGAGGGTCCGGTCGCCACGCAGTCGGCGTTCGCCGCGTCGTTCACCACCAAGTCCCGTGTCTCCAAGGGCACCCCGGTCATCACGGTCAAGCCCAACTCGGCCCCGGTCGAGAGTGCTGCGGCCGCGGGCACCGTCGAGGCGCTCACGGTGTCCTTCGGTGCGAGTGCCACCGGTACCAAGGTCGTCTCGCGTACCCCGCGCGAGTCCACCGGGCGCCCCGAGCTGACCGAGGCCGCGATCGTGGTCTCCGGCGGACGCGGCGTCAACGGCGCCGAGAACTTCCACATCATCGAGGCGCTCGCCGACTCGCTGGGCGCGGCTGTCGGCGCCTCGCGTGCCGCGGTCGACGCCGGCTGGTACCCGCACTCCAACCAGGTCGGCCAGACCGGCAAGTCGGTCTCGCCGCAGCTCTACATCGCCAACGGCATCTCCGGCGCCATCCAGCACCGCGCCGGTATGCAGACCTCGAAGACCATCGTCGCGGTCAACAAGGACGCCGAAGCCCCGATCTTCGACCTCGTCGACTACGGCATCGTCGGCGACCTCTTCCAGGTCGTCCCCCAGCTGACCGAAGAGGTCACCTCCCGCAAGGGCTGA
- a CDS encoding DUF6986 family protein, whose protein sequence is MGQQEKVATSLDGAVSEEISASLVAVDEELARRYPGDPGTRQPVHTVYVPGDVFAEDTVRSWGDRALAALDEHAPDAGSFAAVLGIGEELAGPVYERVRAKLHHEPVEDLRIDFEDGYGTRADAEEDAAAARAARLVSEAYAQGTAAPYMGIRMKCMEAAVRDRGIRTTDIFLTGLMRDGGLPGGLVLTLPKVTYPEQVTAFVRLLDAFEKAHRLPAGRIGFEIQIETSQSILAADGTAAVARMIDAADGRATGLHYGTFDYSACVGVSAAYQSSDHPAADHAKAVMQVAAAGTGVRVCDGSTNVLPIGPTEHVHEAWRLHYDLTRRALARAYYQGWDMHPGHLPTRYAAVYAFYRGGMEQAAARLAAYVAKTGGDVMDEPATAKALSGYLLRGLDCGALDAAEVTGLTGLTRADLEGFSSPRRAALTVTAP, encoded by the coding sequence ATGGGTCAGCAGGAGAAGGTGGCAACGAGCCTCGACGGCGCGGTCAGCGAGGAGATCAGTGCTTCGCTCGTCGCGGTCGACGAGGAGCTCGCACGCCGCTACCCGGGGGACCCGGGTACCCGCCAGCCCGTCCACACCGTGTACGTACCCGGCGACGTGTTCGCCGAGGACACCGTCCGTTCCTGGGGGGACCGGGCGCTGGCGGCACTCGACGAACACGCTCCGGACGCCGGGTCGTTCGCGGCCGTGCTCGGCATCGGCGAGGAACTGGCGGGGCCGGTGTACGAGCGGGTGCGCGCCAAGCTGCACCACGAGCCGGTGGAGGACCTGCGCATCGACTTCGAGGACGGCTACGGCACGCGCGCGGACGCCGAGGAGGACGCCGCCGCGGCCCGTGCCGCCCGGCTGGTCTCCGAGGCGTACGCGCAGGGCACTGCCGCTCCCTATATGGGGATCCGTATGAAGTGCATGGAGGCCGCGGTCCGTGACCGGGGCATCCGCACCACGGACATCTTCCTCACCGGGCTGATGCGGGACGGCGGTCTGCCCGGCGGTCTCGTCCTCACACTCCCCAAGGTGACGTACCCCGAGCAGGTCACGGCGTTCGTCCGGCTGCTCGATGCGTTCGAGAAGGCGCACCGACTGCCTGCCGGGAGGATCGGCTTCGAGATCCAGATCGAGACCAGCCAGTCCATCCTCGCCGCGGACGGAACGGCCGCTGTCGCCCGGATGATCGATGCGGCGGACGGCCGGGCCACCGGACTCCACTACGGGACCTTCGATTACAGCGCCTGTGTCGGTGTCAGTGCCGCTTATCAGTCGAGCGATCACCCGGCGGCGGACCACGCGAAAGCCGTGATGCAGGTCGCCGCCGCCGGAACCGGCGTACGCGTCTGTGACGGATCGACCAACGTCCTGCCGATCGGCCCGACGGAGCACGTCCACGAGGCGTGGCGGCTCCACTACGACCTGACGCGCCGGGCTCTGGCCCGTGCGTACTACCAGGGCTGGGACATGCACCCGGGCCATCTGCCGACCCGTTACGCAGCCGTGTACGCCTTCTACCGGGGGGGCATGGAGCAGGCCGCCGCGCGCCTCGCCGCGTATGTCGCCAAGACCGGTGGCGATGTCATGGACGAGCCGGCCACCGCCAAGGCGCTCAGCGGCTATCTGCTGCGCGGTCTGGACTGCGGGGCGCTGGACGCGGCCGAGGTCACCGGTCTGACCGGTCTGACCCGGGCCGACCTGGAAGGCTTCTCGAGCCCGCGCCGGGCGGCGCTGACAGTGACCGCCCCGTAG
- a CDS encoding LacI family DNA-binding transcriptional regulator: MKDVAARAGVGLKTVSRVVNGEPGVTPDTERRVQEAIEALGFRRNDSARVLRKGRTASIGLVLEDLADPFYGPLNRAVEEVARAHGALLINGSSAEDPEREQELVLALCARRVDGLIVIPAGNDHRYLEPEIAAGVATVFVDRPAGQIDADTVLSDSFGGARDGVAHLIAQGHRRIGFIGDQPRIHTATERLRGYHAAMTDAGLKVEDSWVSLGATEPGRVREAAGTLLDAPEPVTALFAGNNRVTVTTVRVLAERERPVALVGFDDIELADLLGITVIAQDAAALGRTAAETLFRRLEGANEAPTQRILPTRLIARGSGEIRPA; the protein is encoded by the coding sequence ATGAAGGACGTCGCCGCGCGTGCCGGGGTCGGCCTCAAGACCGTGTCGCGGGTGGTGAACGGCGAGCCGGGTGTCACCCCCGACACCGAGCGCCGGGTCCAGGAGGCAATCGAGGCCCTGGGCTTCCGGCGCAACGACAGCGCAAGGGTTCTGCGCAAGGGTCGTACCGCCAGCATCGGACTCGTCCTCGAGGACCTCGCCGACCCCTTCTACGGACCGCTCAACCGCGCGGTGGAAGAGGTGGCCAGAGCGCATGGCGCACTGCTCATCAACGGTTCGAGCGCCGAGGACCCCGAGCGCGAACAGGAGCTGGTCCTGGCGCTCTGCGCGCGCCGGGTCGACGGGCTCATCGTGATCCCCGCCGGGAACGATCACCGATACCTGGAACCGGAGATCGCCGCAGGTGTCGCCACCGTCTTCGTGGACCGCCCGGCCGGACAGATCGACGCCGACACGGTCCTCTCGGACAGTTTCGGCGGCGCACGTGACGGCGTCGCCCATCTCATCGCCCAGGGCCACCGCCGCATCGGCTTCATCGGCGACCAGCCCCGCATCCACACCGCCACCGAGCGTCTGCGCGGCTATCACGCGGCAATGACGGACGCGGGCCTGAAGGTGGAGGATTCCTGGGTCTCCCTCGGGGCCACCGAACCCGGCAGGGTCCGCGAGGCGGCAGGGACCCTGCTGGATGCCCCCGAGCCGGTCACCGCACTCTTCGCCGGCAACAACCGGGTGACGGTGACGACGGTGAGGGTTCTGGCCGAGCGGGAACGACCGGTCGCCCTGGTCGGTTTCGACGACATCGAACTCGCCGACCTGCTGGGCATCACGGTGATCGCCCAGGACGCGGCCGCACTCGGCCGTACCGCCGCCGAGACCCTCTTCCGCCGGCTCGAGGGGGCGAACGAAGCGCCGACGCAGAGGATTCTGCCGACCCGTCTGATCGCCCGCGGCTCCGGCGAGATCCGGCCGGCCTGA
- a CDS encoding ROK family protein, with amino-acid sequence MRNHLVAALDIGGTKIAGALVDDGGRILVRTQQPTPAKEDGDTVMGAVRAVLADLAAAPQWGRTTAVGIGSAGPVDASTGTVSPVNVPGWRRYPLVDKVRATTGGLPVTLVGDGVAMTAAEHWQGAARGYGNALCMVVSTGVGGGLVLGGKLHPGPSGNAGHIGHISVDLDGDACPCGARGCVERIASGPNIARRALTNGWLPGPDGDTTAAAVAASAAAGDPVALASFERAAQALAAGIAATATLVEIDIVVIGGGVAGAGEVLFAPLRRALQDYATLSFVRHLKVAPALMGNDAGLVGAAAAASLGEPDGAPAVVGL; translated from the coding sequence ATGCGCAACCACCTCGTAGCCGCGCTGGACATTGGCGGCACCAAGATCGCCGGTGCGTTGGTGGACGACGGGGGACGGATTCTCGTACGCACACAGCAGCCCACACCTGCCAAGGAGGACGGTGACACGGTGATGGGCGCGGTACGGGCGGTGCTTGCGGATCTCGCGGCCGCGCCCCAGTGGGGGCGCACGACGGCCGTCGGTATCGGCAGTGCGGGTCCGGTGGACGCGTCGACCGGTACGGTCAGTCCGGTCAACGTCCCGGGCTGGCGCCGCTATCCCCTGGTCGACAAGGTGCGTGCGACGACCGGCGGTCTGCCGGTCACGCTGGTCGGGGACGGCGTTGCCATGACGGCTGCCGAGCACTGGCAGGGAGCCGCCCGCGGCTACGGCAACGCGCTCTGCATGGTGGTGTCCACCGGGGTGGGCGGCGGACTGGTGTTGGGCGGAAAGCTGCACCCCGGCCCGTCCGGCAACGCGGGACACATCGGCCACATCAGCGTGGACCTGGACGGCGACGCCTGCCCGTGCGGGGCGCGTGGTTGCGTCGAGCGGATCGCGAGCGGTCCCAACATCGCCCGTCGGGCCCTGACCAACGGCTGGCTGCCAGGGCCCGACGGTGACACCACAGCGGCCGCCGTCGCCGCTTCCGCCGCCGCCGGGGACCCGGTCGCCCTCGCCTCGTTCGAGCGCGCCGCTCAGGCACTGGCGGCGGGGATCGCGGCCACCGCGACGCTGGTCGAGATCGACATCGTCGTGATCGGCGGAGGGGTGGCCGGCGCGGGCGAGGTGCTGTTCGCCCCACTGCGCCGCGCTCTGCAGGACTACGCCACGCTCTCGTTCGTGCGCCATCTGAAGGTCGCTCCCGCGCTCATGGGCAATGACGCGGGTCTGGTCGGTGCGGCGGCCGCCGCCTCGCTCGGTGAACCGGACGGTGCGCCGGCCGTGGTCGGCCTCTGA
- a CDS encoding FG-GAP-like repeat-containing protein — protein MPSRALGAGVAIAVAVVSAAVTAPVAQAVSPAAKSVSTTRKADFNGDGYADVAVSAASATVGGKLGAGYVAVMYGSKSGVNRDSKQVITQNSPGIPDSAESADGFGSAIASADLDGDGYTDLVVGADREDAGIGKLGTITVVWGSAAGLSDGAVLAKGETDSGGIADKIAVGDFDGDGGQDVVTVAGGQQLREFNGPFEHDGSSAGSSAVRDTGDIRFLDIAAGDITGDGVTDLVGTVNDGDEYDARRVNFLRGTSDGLAAATTVTNAKGARVEGGEHITTGDVNHDGYADIVVGRPVEGYDSDVDLPLAKGGMITYIPGGASGPQGAGAKAMSQDSSGVPGASEVGDGFGTSVSVGDTNGDGYGDIAVGVPGEALGTTAHAGQVIVLRGSASGPTATGSKAYHQDTAGVEGVTETDDRFGGATSLLDTSSDGRAELAVGAPGENSNAGSVWVLPGTTGGISGTGSMTFGSGTLGTDPANARLGSSFNR, from the coding sequence GTGCCTTCCCGAGCCCTGGGCGCCGGCGTGGCCATCGCTGTCGCAGTGGTGTCCGCAGCCGTCACCGCCCCCGTAGCCCAAGCCGTTTCCCCGGCCGCGAAGAGTGTCAGCACCACCAGGAAAGCCGACTTCAACGGTGACGGATACGCCGATGTGGCCGTGAGCGCGGCTTCGGCCACCGTCGGCGGCAAGCTGGGTGCGGGCTACGTAGCCGTGATGTACGGCTCCAAGTCCGGTGTGAACAGGGACTCCAAGCAGGTCATCACCCAGAATTCGCCCGGTATCCCGGACTCCGCAGAGTCCGCTGACGGCTTCGGCAGTGCCATCGCCTCCGCCGACCTCGACGGCGACGGCTACACCGACCTGGTGGTCGGCGCCGACCGGGAGGACGCCGGTATCGGAAAGCTCGGCACGATCACCGTCGTCTGGGGAAGCGCCGCCGGTCTGTCGGACGGCGCGGTGCTCGCCAAGGGGGAGACCGACAGCGGCGGTATCGCGGACAAGATCGCCGTGGGGGACTTCGACGGTGATGGTGGCCAGGATGTGGTGACCGTGGCGGGCGGCCAGCAACTGCGGGAGTTCAATGGGCCGTTCGAGCACGACGGCAGCTCGGCCGGCAGCTCGGCCGTCAGAGACACGGGCGACATCAGGTTCCTCGACATCGCCGCCGGCGACATCACGGGTGACGGCGTCACCGACCTCGTCGGCACGGTCAACGATGGTGACGAGTACGACGCACGCAGGGTCAACTTCCTGCGCGGTACGTCCGACGGCCTCGCCGCCGCCACAACCGTCACCAACGCCAAGGGGGCCCGGGTGGAGGGCGGTGAGCACATCACCACGGGTGATGTGAACCATGACGGATACGCAGACATCGTTGTCGGCCGCCCGGTGGAGGGCTACGACAGCGACGTCGACCTGCCGCTGGCCAAGGGCGGCATGATCACGTACATACCGGGTGGCGCGAGTGGGCCGCAGGGTGCCGGCGCGAAGGCGATGAGCCAGGACAGCTCCGGTGTTCCCGGCGCGTCCGAGGTCGGTGACGGCTTCGGTACGTCGGTCTCGGTCGGCGACACGAACGGCGACGGCTACGGCGACATCGCGGTCGGCGTGCCTGGTGAGGCGCTCGGCACCACAGCGCACGCCGGTCAGGTGATCGTGCTGCGCGGCAGTGCGTCGGGTCCCACTGCCACCGGGTCCAAGGCGTACCACCAGGACACCGCTGGCGTCGAGGGAGTCACGGAGACGGACGACCGGTTCGGCGGCGCCACATCGCTGCTTGACACCAGCTCCGACGGCCGCGCGGAACTCGCCGTGGGCGCCCCCGGGGAGAACAGCAACGCGGGTTCCGTCTGGGTACTTCCGGGCACGACCGGCGGGATCTCCGGCACCGGTTCGATGACCTTCGGCTCGGGAACTCTCGGCACGGACCCGGCGAATGCCCGGCTCGGGTCGTCGTTCAACCGCTGA
- a CDS encoding NUDIX hydrolase, translated as MIVWINGAFSAGKTSTARELIDLIPNSTFYDPEVLGGALRLLLPQKRLAEVSDYQDLPIWRRMVVDTAAALLAEVGGVLVVPMTLLRQEYRDEIFGGLAARRVPVCHVLLTTEETILRERIAEREEVPGDPEAGARERQWAYEHIEPYAAALEWLTADAHVVDNSALAPAATAERIAEALRTGTARTCEIVQTPEPTGQTLAAGVLLFDEDDRVLLVDPTYKPGWEFPGGIVENGEAPARAGIREVAEEIGIRLGHVPSLLVVDWEPPRPPGYGGLRLLFDGGRLTSADAGRLLLPDSELRGWRFVSEEEAADLLPANRYERLRWALRARRQSAVFNLEAGVPVG; from the coding sequence GTGATCGTCTGGATCAACGGTGCGTTCAGCGCGGGCAAGACGAGCACCGCGCGAGAACTGATCGATCTGATCCCGAACAGCACCTTCTACGACCCCGAAGTGCTCGGTGGGGCACTGCGATTGCTGCTGCCACAGAAGAGATTGGCCGAGGTGAGCGATTATCAGGACCTCCCGATCTGGCGCCGCATGGTGGTCGACACAGCTGCCGCACTCCTGGCAGAGGTGGGCGGGGTGCTCGTGGTGCCGATGACGCTGCTGCGACAGGAGTACCGCGATGAGATCTTCGGAGGGCTCGCCGCCCGGCGGGTACCGGTCTGTCATGTGCTTCTGACAACGGAGGAAACGATCCTGCGCGAACGTATCGCCGAGCGGGAGGAAGTACCCGGTGACCCGGAGGCCGGCGCCAGGGAGAGGCAGTGGGCCTATGAGCACATCGAGCCGTACGCCGCTGCGCTCGAGTGGCTGACCGCCGACGCCCATGTCGTCGACAACAGCGCACTGGCTCCGGCCGCGACCGCGGAACGGATCGCCGAGGCGCTGCGCACCGGGACGGCCCGAACCTGCGAGATCGTCCAGACACCCGAGCCGACCGGCCAGACCCTGGCCGCGGGTGTTCTGCTCTTCGACGAGGACGACCGGGTCCTGCTCGTCGACCCGACCTACAAGCCCGGCTGGGAATTCCCCGGCGGCATAGTGGAGAACGGCGAAGCCCCGGCGCGCGCGGGCATCCGTGAGGTGGCGGAGGAGATAGGGATCCGGCTCGGCCATGTGCCGAGTCTGCTGGTGGTCGACTGGGAACCGCCACGGCCACCGGGCTACGGCGGGCTGCGGCTGCTGTTCGACGGCGGCCGGCTCACGAGCGCGGATGCCGGGAGGCTGCTGCTGCCGGACTCGGAGCTCCGCGGCTGGCGCTTCGTCAGCGAGGAGGAGGCTGCGGACCTGTTGCCGGCCAACCGCTACGAGCGGCTGCGCTGGGCGCTGCGGGCCCGTCGGCAGTCAGCGGTGTTCAACCTGGAGGCCGGCGTCCCGGTCGGCTGA
- a CDS encoding putative immunity protein, with protein MPTESDRIELSEDELREIAGYAADGARRALSIFERHLPADTRPRDAIDAADTFAGGGRRTVVLRQSAWAAYRAAQEAASPAAVDAARAASHAAAAAYLHPRARPHQVKHILGAAAHAARAEELASGEDRRVTAVGLAWARHHAPAAVIAVLCRLPAAPSGGGRVGEFIRDLDVTLRARGRSDTGDPPQGSLS; from the coding sequence ATGCCAACCGAGTCGGACAGGATCGAGCTGAGCGAAGACGAACTACGTGAGATAGCGGGCTACGCGGCTGATGGTGCGCGCCGGGCGCTGTCGATCTTCGAACGGCATCTTCCCGCTGACACGCGCCCTCGCGACGCCATCGACGCGGCAGACACCTTCGCCGGGGGCGGCCGCCGCACCGTCGTTCTGCGGCAGAGCGCGTGGGCGGCGTACAGAGCGGCACAGGAAGCCGCTTCACCCGCCGCGGTCGACGCGGCGCGCGCGGCGAGCCATGCGGCTGCCGCTGCGTACCTTCATCCCAGGGCCCGCCCTCATCAGGTGAAACACATTCTCGGTGCGGCAGCGCATGCGGCACGAGCAGAAGAGCTGGCATCCGGAGAGGACCGGCGTGTGACGGCGGTGGGCCTTGCATGGGCGCGTCATCACGCACCGGCAGCGGTCATCGCGGTCCTGTGCCGTCTGCCCGCCGCTCCTTCCGGGGGCGGGCGGGTGGGAGAGTTCATCCGTGATCTGGACGTCACCCTCCGCGCCCGGGGGCGATCGGACACGGGAGACCCGCCGCAGGGTTCCCTCTCCTGA